A segment of the Corynebacterium liangguodongii genome:
CGGCCGCAATCCGGTGGCCGAACTTGTCATAGCGTTGCGAGGCGGCCTCGACAGCCTCCTCGCTGATGTCCCAGGACACCACCTCGAACCCCCGGATCGCAGTCACCAGTGCGATCTGCGAACCCAACACGCCCGCGCCAAGCACGGCTACCTTGTTGATCTCCATGCCAGATAGCATACGTTCGCGTGCGCTCGCGCGCGGCCAAAACTGCCGCTAAAAACTGACGTGCGGCCGGGGCCCGGCCTACTTCTTGTGGTAGAGCGACTTCTTCCAGTACTTCGGCTCCGAGGTCACCAGCACACCGAGGTTGCGGAAGATGGTCTCGTCTACATTGCCGAGGATCGTCGTCGTGTGCGCGTCACAGCCGCGCAGTGCGGGCAGCTGCTCGAGGGCGCGCGCCGCGATGGGGTTGTTCGCCGCCGAGGACGACAACGCGATGAGCACCTCATCGGTGTGCAGGCGGGGGTTGGCCGACCCGAGGTAGGTGGTCTTGAGGGACTGGATAGGCTCGATGGAGCTCGGCAGGAGCAGGTGGACGTCGTCAGGAATGCGCGCCAGCGCCTTGAGCGCGTTGAGCAGCACGGCAGCCGAGGGCCCCAACAGGTCGGAGGTCTTACCCGTGACAATGCGCCCGTCCGGCAGCTCAAGCGCGGCGCCCGGCTGGCCCGTGGCCGCCTCGACCTCCAGGGCCGGGGCGAGGACGCTGCGCATGGAGACGGTGAGGTCCGCCTTGCGCATGACGTTGGAGATGCGGTCGGAGAAGGTGGAGTCGCGGTCGCTGCGGCGCTCGTCGACGAGCTCCTTGAGGTAGCGGCGGATGATCTCCTGCTGCGCGGCGTGGCGGCAGGCCGCGTCGTCGGAGATGCAGTAGCCGGCCATGTTGACCCCCATGTCGGTCGGCGACTGGTATGGCTCCTCGCCCGTGACCTCCTTGAGCAGAGACTTCAGCAGCGGGAAGACCTCGACATCGCGGTTGTAGCTGGAGACCTTCTCGCCGTAGGCGTCGAGGTGGTACTGGTCGATGACGTTGATGTCGTCGAGGTCGGCGGTGGCGGCCTCGTAGGCGAGGTTCACCGGGTGTGACAGCGGCAGGTTCCAGATGGGGAAGGTCTCGAACTTCGCGTAACCTGCGGGGATGCCGCGCTTGTGCTCGTGGTAGATCTGGGACAGGCAGGTGGCTAGCTTGCCGGAACCGGGCCCCGGGGCCGTCATGACGATGAGGTCGCGCGTGGTCTCGGCGTAGTCGTTGAGGCCGAACCCTTCCTCGGAGACGATGCGCGCGGTCTCGTTGGGGTAGCCGGGGATGACGCGGTGGCGCGAGACCTTCAGGCCGAGGCGTTCGAGGCGCTCGACGAACGCTTCCGCCGGGGCGTTTCCAGGCTCGAGCTGCGTGACGACGACATGGTCAACCATAAACCCGCGCTCACGGAAGACGTCGACAAGGCGAAGCACGTCGTCTTCGTACGTGATGCCGAGATCCGCGCGGATCTTCTGGCGCAGGATGTCCTGGGCGCTGACACACACCATGATCTCGACCTCATCTTTAATGCGCTCGAGCATGGCAATCTTGTTGTCGGGGGTGAAGCCGGGGAGGACCCGGGCGGCATGGTGGTCGTCGAAAAGCTTGCCGCCCATCTCCAGGTAGAGCTTGCCGCCGATGCCCGCGCGGCGCGCACTGATGTGCTCCGACTGCATCTCGATGTACTTCTGGCGGTCAAAGCCTCGTGTGTACGGCACCCGGGAGCCCTTCTGTCTCGAACGAGAAATAACGCTTCTCCACTCTAGCGCGCGCACGCGCCCCCTCCCCGGAGGTGAGGTTTCCCCGGCGGGGTGGGGCGCCGCGGCCAGGGCTATGCCAGGCCGTTGACCTGCTTGAACTCGCGGCGACGAGCGTGCAGGATCGGCTCGGTGTAGCCGGACGGCGAGGTCGTGCCGTTCAAG
Coding sequences within it:
- a CDS encoding DUF1846 domain-containing protein, coding for MPYTRGFDRQKYIEMQSEHISARRAGIGGKLYLEMGGKLFDDHHAARVLPGFTPDNKIAMLERIKDEVEIMVCVSAQDILRQKIRADLGITYEDDVLRLVDVFRERGFMVDHVVVTQLEPGNAPAEAFVERLERLGLKVSRHRVIPGYPNETARIVSEEGFGLNDYAETTRDLIVMTAPGPGSGKLATCLSQIYHEHKRGIPAGYAKFETFPIWNLPLSHPVNLAYEAATADLDDINVIDQYHLDAYGEKVSSYNRDVEVFPLLKSLLKEVTGEEPYQSPTDMGVNMAGYCISDDAACRHAAQQEIIRRYLKELVDERRSDRDSTFSDRISNVMRKADLTVSMRSVLAPALEVEAATGQPGAALELPDGRIVTGKTSDLLGPSAAVLLNALKALARIPDDVHLLLPSSIEPIQSLKTTYLGSANPRLHTDEVLIALSSSAANNPIAARALEQLPALRGCDAHTTTILGNVDETIFRNLGVLVTSEPKYWKKSLYHKK